ttattaaatcTACATTTCCACTTGaatccccccaccctttttttttggtagtgctgggaattgaatccaggccttctgtatactaggcaagtgctgtaccattgagctacaccccacaACTGTCCACTTATGAGTACTTTATGACTACACTCATTActcttctgaatttaaaaaaaattttttttagttgtagatggatataatacctttattttgttttgtttttatttggtgctgaggatcgaacccagtgcctcacacatgcaaggcaagtgctccgcAACCCCAGtcctacttttctgaattttatcatttaatattctcaTATTCAAGCCTGGAAATCATCTTGTGGAACTGCTATCTGTCCTAAAGACAGCTGGGCTCCTACCAGTTATTGACTTCTCAATTTCCTTACTGACTTTCCTCTCTATCTTCTGCTAAGGTCATAGTCACCTTTTGTCCCATCCTAACCCATTCTTCACATACTGCttctagaataaattttttttaaaattataaatttgtttttcatttaagacAATGCCAAGGTGATTGCGGTGGTGCATGCTAGCAACTTGGGAaaactaaggcaagaggattgcaaatttgagcccagcctcagcaacttagtaagaccctgtctcaaaaagtactggggatgtggcttagtggtaaagctcctctgggttcaatcaaaaaaaaaaaaaaaaaaagccaatccctTCATTTTAGTATCCAAGGTTTTCTAATATGGCTTCTGCTGAATTTCCCAGCCCCAGTTATTATTACTCTTCACAATCTTCTAGTCAGCccaaattaaatttttgttttgagacaggacctcactatgTTGTCAAAGCTGTCTTCAAACTCCTTGGCCCAAATGatcttcccacctcagtctcttaaGTAACTGAACCCTTCATAATCTTCCACTAGGCCTGGTTTATGCCTTTGTTCCTATGGTACAAATAAATGCTTTTGCTTCTCTCTACCCTTGCAAACTGTCTATTCATTTTCAAGATTTAGCTCATATGTCTCTCTTTTCCACTAGTTTGAATTCAAGGATAGGGATCATATTTGATTCTTGGTGTCTTGTTAATGCAAAGCCTGACATGAAATAGATACTCAAACCATGATTATTGAATAAATGAGTCTGGCCTGTGTAAAGATCTAAAGCTGCTGTCAACCTAAAGGGATTTAGCCAGGCCCTGAGATCCTGTACTGGTAGAGAAAGTAACCTGGGTGAATAAATGTATATAAGTCAGGTTTCTAGGAGATAGCCTAGAGCTGGGtgcatggtgcacacctataaccccagtgatcTGAGAGTCTGGGGGCAGGAAGCTTGGGCTGCTTAGTGAGAGCCTCTGTTAAAATAACAAGTAatagagggctagggatgtggctcaagcggtagcgcgctcgcctagcgtgcgtgtggcccgggttcgatcctcagcaccacatacaaacaaagatgttgtgtccgccgagaactaagaaaaaataaataaatattaaaattctctctctctctctgtccccctctctctaaaaaaaaaaaataacaagtaatagagctagggatgtagcttagtggtagagtgcccctgggttcaagtaccaccaaaaaaaaaaaaaaaaagcataagacTGGGAAAGTGGGACCCAGCTAAGCAAAGAGGCTACTCCAGGATTTGTACTTTTCattcccctctccttctcttgAGTGGCCTTAGTTTCAACTCTTTTTGAGTTTCCCTGCTCCCTCTGTATGGGGATGACTGAGCCCTATATCCCTTATACTCTATTCTCCCAGGCAGGAACCATTGAGGAGAAGATATTCCAGCGGCAGAGCCACAAGAAGGCACTGAGCAGCTGTGTAGTGGATGAAGAACAGGATGTAGAACGGCATTTCTCTCTGGGCGAGTTGAAGGAGCTCTTTACCCTGGATGAGGCTAGCCTCAGTGATACACATGACAGGTGGGTTGACTACCCTCACTATTATCTCTCAGCTACCTGCCCAGCATAGAAATGGGGTTTGTAGTGACCACAGCTCTGTCCTCTGACCCTAGGCTGCACTGCCGCCGTTGTGTCAACAGACGCCAGGTCTGGCCACCCCCTGATGGTTCTGACTGCACTTCAGACCTAGCCCAGTGGAACCATAGCACTGATAAGCGGGGGCTCCAGGATGAGGTACTCCAGGCTGCCTGGGATGCTGCCTCCACTGCCATCACCTTCGTCTTCCACCAGCGTTCCCATGAGGAGCAGCGGGGGCTCTGCTGATAACCAGCTGGTCTGAGTGTAGCTGTTAGCAGAAGGGTACAGGGAAAATGGGCTACCTGCCCCAAGGGTCCTGCTGAATTTTGTTCTCTGGGAGAAAATCATCAAGAAGGGCTGCATGATGTTTgcccaaaatttattttataagaaaaacttttctggttaaaaaaaagaaaggaataaaggtATGAAAGGGACTGAGGCCTGGGAACAGTGTGGTAAGCCCATAGGGAAAAGGCCTGGTAGTAGGCATTCCTATACTTTTCTAAAGCCTGGGTACTTGCTTGAGGTGGGAAGGCAGGACCCCAGGAGGGGGCTATCCTCAGTGATAGTGATGACCACTATAACCTCTTGGCCAGGGTTCTCTGGTTTTGAGTAAGGGGCCCAAAGGCTCTAAACCCAGCTGTGAGAATGTCTTTGCTGGGCCCTGTCAAGGCCTCCAGAACCTCAGTGCCAGGGAAGatggaaaagagagggaaagggtggcagaaagagaaagacagaactGGTGATTGGGGATTCTGGGCAGCCCATGCCTCAGCCCCTGCAAGCTGATGGTACTGAGCATGGATCTGTGAGGTATGGGCCCCATCACATGGTGCTGACATAATCCGCGAAAGCCTGGGATGAGTCCCACGAGTCGCTGACCACGTGGCAGGTGGCCCGGAGCCGCCGGATAGCTTCCCTGGCTGTGACTGCATCCTGGTCCAGCCAGTTCTGGAAGAGACGCAGGTGACCAAAGGCTCCACGGCCCCAGCGCTCCAGCCGCTTGGCAAACTCCAGAAGTCCATCTGGCTTGATGCAGTTGGAACTGGTAGGGATGAGATAGATTAGATATCCAGGAAGCAATTCATCCCTGTTTGATATCCTGTGGTCCCATCCCTCCCTGCCCACTACCATGTACCTGATGTCCAgctgacagagagaagaggaagaatccTCTGAGAAAACATCTGCCAGGGCCAGCAGGCCAGCATTCCCTAGATAAAAGGGGAGAAGTGCACATTACCTCTACCAAGAACAGGAATGTGGGTATTCCAACCTGACTCTGACCAGGAGAAGCCTAGCCTATCAGTTCCTAAAGCCCCAgcacataaatgtttatactCCAACCTTCCTATTCCCAGTGAAGAGGTTTGTGTCTATTCGTAGTGAGTTTCTAGGTCAAAGGCCTGgctcctttcccctctccctccctagGGTCTGGTCCCCACCCAGGCGGTTCCCTGGCAGCCGAAGGCCCTTCAGTGTCGAGTTGCCCTTCATAGCAGTCACCATCTCAGGCAGAAATTGGGCTGGGCGCTTCTCAAATAGACGGCAGAAGGAGAAGGTAATTTCTGTCAAGAGAAATTAGAGTAAATTCTAATGGTTATATTAGGACTGGTGTTGCCCCTCCTGCCCCAGGTGGCCCTAGCAAAGTATGcaaacattttatagaaaccCAGAAAGGGGAAGGAATTGTCCAAATCTGCAAGCAAGGCTGAAACTAAATAAGGATTTAAATGAGAGAGTAAGCCTAAATGTTACTGCATGTACACTTCCCCATtcacttccttctttccctctgtaTCCACTGACCACCCTCTTTGTAGGTGTGAAAATTAGAGACAAGGTTATGAGAGACTGGCACAGCACCCTTATTTCTCCCCACCACCACTATTTCTGCCAAgctctgaaaaataagaaatactttTGGGTGAGATACTCTAAAAGAGTAATTTCTCAGTGTTTGCAGAGGAGGAGTTGAGTTTGGGACTTTCAGAAGGAGGTTCATACAGGTTCTATGTTCTTTATAGTTGTTCTTTATAGTTGAAGAAAAGAACACTGATTTGCTCACTTAGTGAGACAGTGGCAGAACCACAATAAGAACAAAGATGTCTAGGTTCTGGAATAGGAACTCACCTTGAAGAGTCAGATTCTGTAGCAAAAAGAGCACCTCGCTCTGACAGTCGGCCAGATTCATGTCATGGAAGCTCAGCCTCTTCAGGGCTAGGTTGTACTCTGGATAGGAGACAGAGATCATGGGCCAACCTTAATGTTTCCAGAAAGCAATGCTAGATTCCTGCCTATACCTCTTCCACTGGCTGGATCCTACCTTTGAGTGTCTGCAACACAAGCCCAAAATCCTGGGGAGAGGCAAAGGTGGCACTATCCAGGGACAGCTGCTGCAGAGAACCTGAGGCCTTCAGAACAGAGCAAAGCAGTGGGGCTGGCTGGGCGCCTCGTGGAAATCCCATCTCCAGCTGCTCCAGACAGTTTTCTAGATGTGATAGGGAGAGAAGATTCTTACTGGTCATGTCTACCTTTCTCCCGTAGCAGGGCCCATTCCATCTATAAGGTATTCACTAAGAAAATCATTTATCTACTTGGCCTTGAGTTTCAGAAACTCTGCCAGGTTTTGGGAATAAAGCACTCAATTGGAGATTTGGCCCTTTCCCTCATAGAGCTTTTAGTCTAGGTAGACTAAACCACTCAGACACATCCAGATATAATAGGGTATGTACTGTTGGGGGTTAAAAGTCATAGAACTAAGGGAATGTGTAGCAGGGGGACCTAAACTGATCTGAAGGTCATTTGGTTCTTGGCTCAACTATGGCCAAGGTCACTCTTCTGGGTTTATGGTAGTCTGGGCTCTGTCTAGCCCAAGGTTATCTTACAGAACTGTAGCCTCCAAAGAGGAAACAGATTACAGCTCAGCCAGGAGTGAGTGGAAGCTGATCTGGAGTGGAggtcctcctctcctccccacacaaatgcaaatgcatatttttgtggagatatgtgtgtgcatacacatgcagTACTTCACCTGGTATCTCCTCATCCCCAACTATGTGGTTAGGGGGCCCTGCATTCCCTGGCACTGCAGGGTTGTCCCGTTGGCTTGGGTGATCAACACGAATAGAGAGGACCCGCAGCAAGGGCAAGGCTCGCACAATGGCACGTGTCAGCTCCAGGATGGGCAGTGGTGAGAACAGGTCACTGAGATGCAGGGCACGGAGGCGACATCCAGCCTGGCCTGACAGGGCCCGCAGGCTGTCCAGCAGGCGGAAGATATTAGAACCCAAGCCTACAACAGGAAAGAGTCATGGGGGAGTGTCAATAGCATTAACATTTAGAGACATTCAAATATTTCCATTACTAccaaatccaatttttaaaaacaacttgtctctcaattatttatatatgtcttgCTTTTTCCTCAGGGAACCAGCAAACTGATGCCTACTGGGCTATGCCCTCAAATATCAGGGCAAGTCACAAAacggaagaaaaaaatatggcagGTGGCATGTACTAGCAGCAGAATGCCAGGTTCAGAGAGCAGTAAAGGTTTTCAGATTTCTGGGTTCCAAGTAGTTTTTTGAAGAAGCCTGGCCTTAGATAAAATTTTAGACAAAGAAGGTATAGCCAAGGGTTACAGCTAGAAGGCAAGGAATGACTTTGAAGGCTTCTCTGGCTAGATGGGGGCTCAGGAAACTGAGATCTAAAGGGTGGGACAGTAGAGTCCATGTGAGAAGTCCCGAAAGCTAGGCTGAAGAGGTGGTTTGCTCTCCTATAGACCATTGGGAACAGGTATAAACTGAGTAGCAGAGTAACAGTGATCCAAAAGAGAATACATTAGAGACTCAATTGAGTGGGATTGGGATGGAGAAAGATAATCACATCTAcattggaatgtagctcagtggtggagttcttGTCTAGCAGGTTCAAAGCTCTGGATTCTATCCTTAGCACAGgaagaaactaaaatgaaatcCATGTTCCACAGAGTAAATAGGacccagaaggatccttggaatCTGTTCCCTTCCGGACTGTGCTGATTACtgttgatttgtttatttatctaagCTTTATCCAGTAACTAAGTATgcgatgagatttttttttttttttttttgcggggggtggGGTGTTAGACACTAGTAAACAGCACATGTGATGGAACTCGGAAAGTAGAGTATGATGAAAGTACAAAGGTTTGGATACCTAACACCTAGTCTGCCTTATTATCAGTAAGGGCTTTCTAGTTGAGTCCTAAAGAATAAAGGAGACAGGTTAAGAGAGAAGAGTGGTTGTGGCACAGAAAGGACATATAGAAGGTTAAGGAGAAACAGGTtctaagaactaaaaaatacttgTCAcagagctagggttgtggttcagtggtagagtacttgcctagcatgtgtgaggcactgggtttgattctcagcactgcaaataaataaatgagcaaaatacccaccaatattaaaaaatttaaaaatatttgttatagcTGGGTATGTAAAATATAAGGGAAGCATTCAAGATAGAACTATAGAGGTAAGCAGGAGCAAAGACATGAATGACTCTTGAAGTAAAGTATGGGGATGTTCCATGGAAAGGTTTTTAGATAACTGACAAGTCATTCAAATCTGCAAGTTTAGAAGAATCCTTGTGCTGCAGTACACAAGGGACTATAGAGAGGAGAACTGTTGAAATGAAACCAAAGTAAGGAATAATGGTAGCCTGAATGAAGGATGTAGGGGTAGAGAAATAAATGGATTTGAGAGAAAAATGGGATCTGATGACCAAATATATATGTAGTGGAGGCAGAATTCTGGTTTCATTGTACAATTAAGCCAACTCTGATATCACTGAGAACATAAGATTAATATATAGAAGGTACATCCAAGGTTAGACATGAATAAGGTGTTGTCAGTTTGATACATGGGTCTAGAAGCTGAGGGAGAAGATCTGGGTTAATTCACAGAATGAGGAATCATTGATAGTTGGCCACTGAAGCCACAGGAATGGATGAAATTGTCCTGGAAGGATGTGTAAAGGATGTGAGGAACTCAGAACATTAGTAGCATTTGGAGAGGGAAAACATTTGGATTGCTGAGGTAGTGGAAATACTTCACAAAGAAGATTATTAATAGCAATTGCTGCCAAGATACATGTAAGATGGAGATTGAAAAGTATACATTGCATCTAGTAACAAGGAACTTGGTGATCCAGGTCCTTTACAATATATATGGATAGACTAAATTTGTGTTGAGCAGGAGAGAACAGGGGATAGTTAAGAGGATATAGAGGAAGAGAGATACAGTGGTAGTTTTTGGTGGGGAGACAGTGAAAAGAAGGGAGGCAGCATAGGATTTTTTGGGgagtgtactggggattaaacccaagggtactcaacccctgagccacatcctcaaccctgcttataataatccttctgccttaggcacttgagctgctgagattacaggcgtgtgccaccacacccatcttACTCATAGGATAGTTATTAGGATTAAATTGTTATATTGAGGATACTTGAAATATGTCAAACATATACTAAATAGTATACAAAGGTTATTACTAAGGCATTTAGAAGCAAGTTTCTCTAAGAAGTTGGGAGAAATGGGTCTAGAGTGCTAATGGAAGAATTAGTCTTAGTGTTCTTCACCTCTTCCATTATGGTGAAGGAGAAAAGGATAAGAGTTTATGGACTGGTTAAAACTAAGCTGAAGGAGTTCAGGTGTGatggcttctattttctttttgtgaagTAGGAGGGAAAAGAGGAGAGTAGGAATGGGAGCTGCTATTACAAACTGGGTTCTTAAGAAGGTAATGCCCATGAATGTAGGCACCATGTGCACAGGTGTGTGACTTTTCTCCAGCAGTGGGTAGCAGCATAGGCTGATTGCTTTTTTTGCCAAAGTTGAAGTTTTACTAGCTGAGCACAGCAGGTGGGAAAGGACTGAGGACTGCCTTGCAATTTGCtggtcttatttaaaaaaaaaaaaaaaaaagcgtccCACACCACGTCTAGACAGATGCTTCAGTGTGACTAGTGGGATCCAAACCCTGGCTGGTTctgcatacattttattttcccacTTGCCTTTGGAATACTTCCGGATCTAACTGACTTGTCTCACATTCCTCAGAATCCCTGCTTCAACAATGAGTCAAGCCTACAGACCTCATGTTCCTCTCTTAACAATGACAATCTGCTAccgttttgtttttattgggggTTAAACCCAGACACATTCTACtactatatccccagcaccccctgctCCTTTATAAAGTTTTGAGACAAGGCCattaaacttggaatcctctgcctcagccttccaagttgctggaattacaggtatgtgtcaacATGCCCAGCTTGCTACTGTTTTTGCGTTTGCCTTTTGCCCCCTGTGAAGCatactgaactacatttccagctTCCTGATCATATTCCCAGTTTCCCCCTAGGGATTAGGCACACAGCTAGTGCTGCTGGGAGATCCTAGCCCAAACCTGCCCCTCCAAAGTGCTCACCATTGTAGGAGAGTGTGAGGCTCTCCAGAGACACCCAGGAACTCAGCAGGTGGCATAGTGTCAGAGCTGCCTCCGTGGAGAGAGGAACTGTGAATAACTCCAAGGTGGAGATGCTGCGGAATCGTTGGGAGGCCTCCAGTGCTGGAAGCCCTATGCAGCTGGGATCTGATCCATCCAAAGCTCCGCAAGCTACTTCCCCAAtctccatttcttcaccatcCTCTTTCTCACCAGccacaataaaaacaaagtcaTACAGGTCTTCAGACTCTGCACCAGACCCCTGACGGGTGCGAGCACCCTTCTTTCCTGCAGCTCTCTTGAAACGCTTTAAGGGCTTAGGTTGTGGGGCTGAACTAGCTGGACCCCGTTTGGATGAGGATGTGGAAGAGGTGGCAGAGGAGGTGGTAGCTGGAGCAGAGGGTGGCCGCTTGGTACCAGGGGCCTCATGGGAGGTGGCTGGAGGGTGCAGCTCCCTCTTAGGGTCTGTCCCACCTGCTGTGAGGCTCTCCTGTGTGCTCCTGCGAGTTACCCGAGTGGCAGTTGCAGCTCTAGGCATCTGCTTGGCTTCACTCTTACGCCGGGTGGCCATGAGGGCTGCAGCACATCGCTCAGCAGCATCCCGGCGAGGCCTGCGTGAGCCAAGCAATAGGGACCCTTCATCGCGGGATGGGGCCCTGCCTCGGGAGGCCTCTCCACAGAGGCGGCAGGGTGGGCCACCAGGGCCTGGCTGCCAGAAACCAGCACTCATGGTGAGGATAAGGATGAAAAGGGCTGACTCAGGCACAGGCCAGGAGTACAGCGACACTTGGCTGACAGCCCCATGGTGAATAAGCTGATGTAACAGCTGCCGAAGTGACTGCTGAGCAGCCACATCAGAGAAGAGCAGGTGGCGGAACTTGAGGGTGTGCAGGGAACTGGCCAGGGTCTCCAGAACCCTGCGGTTGGGCTCAGCCACTAGCTCAGTTGCACCCTGCAGCATGTTACAGATGGTGAGCTGTCGGACATGGCGGGAGCTGTGCAGAAGAGGTGAGAAGCGCTGGTCACAAAGACGCCTATCGGAAGACACATCAATGGTCCCACGCAGAACATGGGAAAAAAAGGCCTCCATAAACTTGGCTCGCCAACAGGTAACACTCTGAAAGTAGAAAACATGCCAGACAGCCATGATACTAAGAGTGCAATCCATGAAATTTATCCTAATTTCCTTCCAATAGCAAACTACTGAGCACTTACTGAGCCAGGCAATGTTCTACATGATACAAATTAATTAAATCACATCTTCGAAGTGTGCAGTATTACTattaacctcattttatagataagaaaactaagacattacaaaataaatgaaaggagcactttagtcaggcacagtggtgtacacctgtaatctcagctactcaggagactgaggcaggaggatcaggagctTGGGGCCAGCCCGTGTAACttaacaccctgtctcaaaaggggctgaggatgtagctgagtggtagagtgcattTGGGTTCTATTCCCTGTATGGAGGGGGGTGGGAATTAGCTTTTCTGTAGAATAAAGTATGTTGTGCTTGCCCGAGgaacagaataattttattttactgtagGCAAATCAAGTTGAAACTATTTTTGATGGTTTCCTGAAACTTTTGATGCAGGAATGCGTTTatgtgtgctggggactgaactatgggcctcagacatgctaggcaagtgctctaccactgaactatatccccagcccagagtcattttcttttcatcaatTGAACTAAAAATCTAAATTTGGGGGGGGGTCACCAGGCACAAAGGGATTATCACTGGTAGTGTTATCACTGGTAAGTAGAAATCAAGATCTGAGCCCTAGCTGGggatggtgacacatgcctgtaatctcagcaactttggaggctgaggcgggagagtctggcaagttcaagggcagcctgggcaacttggcacgACCCTGTCacaaagtaaaaaagggctgagggtgtagctcagtagtagaattcCCCTGGATTAAATCCTTAGGACCATATACACAAAAATTTGAGCCTAGGAAATCTGATTTCAGAGaccattctttatttctttttctttttcttttttttttttttaagacagggtctctcttaagttgctgaggctggcttcaaatttgtgatcctcctgcctcagctcatGAGTAGCTAGGCTAACGGGTATGCCACCACTCCTAACcagacactatttttttttttgtttttgctgtattGTCTCACAACTCACTCCTAATTGTATCTAGAACATGACTGCATCTTTCCGATCTTATCACCACTAGTTTTGGTTAGCTCCTTATGATTATACACTTGGCCACTTTATTAGCTTCCTGATTACTCTTTGTTCCCTTAATCCCTTCCCAAACTATTTTGCATGAGCTCACTGAAGTCCTCTTCATGAAATACTACTTCAAATGTATTATTCTGCTTTAAAATCCCAGTAGTTCCTTACAATCTAAAATTGCTTATGGCCtaagctgaagctggctttgaacttgcgagccttagcctccagagttgcttaGATTTCAGATGTGCACAACCATGCTGGAGTTAACatgtcattctcttttttttttggtcccagagGTGCTTagtcactaagccacatccctacccttttttattttttgagacagggtctcacaaaggtTCTTTGAACTTTAAGCTTCTATAAGGCTGTTTAGTTTTGGGATTTCTCTACTTCAGTTTAAACTGTTGTACACTGTTCCATGGTGTTTGATTTCTTAGCCTTGTAGATGTCTTAACTAAATGAGAAATTCCTGGTGAGAAGAATCAAATCTTAGATTTGTTTTCTCCAAGACAAGATATTTACTTTGATGGACATGGAActtcatcattctttttttaaaaaaaacatttttttagttgtaattggacacaatacctttatttatttttatgtggtgctgaggattgaacccagggccttgcacgtgctaggtgagcgttctaccattgagccacaaccctagcccccatcATTCTATTCTGATATGGGATTTTCAACCTTTGGCATATATAAGAATTTcctacagaacttttttttttttttacctgccccccccccaactcaAAATTCATATGTCAGGTATCCAAAATTGGTGATTCTATATGGAATATCTGAGGTAAGGTTCaggcatctttaaaaaaaaaaacttgccccAGATGACTGAAGTGTGTCAGAGATTAGGAAGGACTTCTGCCTAATTCAAAAGGGCACTCTGAGACAAAGATGGATACCTATCCCCAGAATTTCTAACTAAAGACCATCACTAAGTCCTCATCCAATCACAATGCAGGGGGAAGCCTGCCAAATTCAACATGGATCCCAGCTGTGACTATAGTGTTGACCCCTTTCCTTCTGTTTGATGTGGATACGGTCACCTACTTcataaaaactgtaaaatacaaagtaaatgtTACTGCTGCTGTAGCTAAAGCAGCTAATTACCCAGATGGACTTGCTTAACAGCAGGGTCCTTA
This region of Ictidomys tridecemlineatus isolate mIctTri1 chromosome 11, mIctTri1.hap1, whole genome shotgun sequence genomic DNA includes:
- the Lrrc41 gene encoding leucine-rich repeat-containing protein 41 isoform X3, which codes for MKTRPSSLESVTCWRAKFMEAFFSHVLRGTIDVSSDRRLCDQRFSPLLHSSRHVRQLTICNMLQGATELVAEPNRRVLETLASSLHTLKFRHLLFSDVAAQQSLRQLLHQLIHHGAVSQVSLYSWPVPESALFILILTMSAGFWQPGPGGPPCRLCGEASRGRAPSRDEGSLLLGSRRPRRDAAERCAAALMATRRKSEAKQMPRAATATRVTRRSTQESLTAGGTDPKRELHPPATSHEAPGTKRPPSAPATTSSATSSTSSSKRGPASSAPQPKPLKRFKRAAGKKGARTRQGSGAESEDLYDFVFIVAGEKEDGEEMEIGEVACGALDGSDPSCIGLPALEASQRFRSISTLELFTVPLSTEAALTLCHLLSSWVSLESLTLSYNGLGSNIFRLLDSLRALSGQAGCRLRALHLSDLFSPLPILELTRAIVRALPLLRVLSIRVDHPSQRDNPAVPGNAGPPNHIVGDEEIPENCLEQLEMGFPRGAQPAPLLCSVLKASGSLQQLSLDSATFASPQDFGLVLQTLKEYNLALKRLSFHDMNLADCQSEVLFLLQNLTLQEITFSFCRLFEKRPAQFLPEMVTAMKGNSTLKGLRLPGNRLGNAGLLALADVFSEDSSSSLCQLDISSNCIKPDGLLEFAKRLERWGRGAFGHLRLFQNWLDQDAVTAREAIRRLRATCHVVSDSWDSSQAFADYVSTM
- the Lrrc41 gene encoding leucine-rich repeat-containing protein 41 isoform X2, yielding MKVPSWEEEALKKALPGPILQSILPLLNIYYLERIEETALKKGLSTQAIWRRLWDELMKTRPSSLESVTCWRAKFMEAFFSHVLRGTIDVSSDRRLCDQRFSPLLHSSRHVRQLTICNMLQGATELVAEPNRRVLETLASSLHTLKFRHLLFSDVAAQQSLRQLLHQLIHHGAVSQVSLYSWPVPESALFILILTMSAGFWQPGPGGPPCRLCGEASRGRAPSRDEGSLLLGSRRPRRDAAERCAAALMATRRKSEAKQMPRAATATRVTRRSTQESLTAGGTDPKRELHPPATSHEAPGTKRPPSAPATTSSATSSTSSSKRGPASSAPQPKPLKRFKRAAGKKGARTRQGSGAESEDLYDFVFIVAGEKEDGEEMEIGEVACGALDGSDPSCIGLPALEASQRFRSISTLELFTVPLSTEAALTLCHLLSSWVSLESLTLSYNGLGSNIFRLLDSLRALSGQAGCRLRALHLSDLFSPLPILELTRAIVRALPLLRVLSIRVDHPSQRDNPAVPGNAGPPNHIVGDEEIPENCLEQLEMGFPRGAQPAPLLCSVLKASGSLQQLSLDSATFASPQDFGLVLQTLKEYNLALKRLSFHDMNLADCQSEVLFLLQNLTLQEITFSFCRLFEKRPAQFLPEMVTAMKGNSTLKGLRLPGNRLGNAGLLALADVFSEDSSSSLCQLDISSNCIKPDGLLEFAKRLERWGRGAFGHLRLFQNWLDQDAVTAREAIRRLRATCHVVSDSWDSSQAFADYVSTM
- the Lrrc41 gene encoding leucine-rich repeat-containing protein 41 isoform X1 — its product is MAAPEAWRARSCWFCEVAAATTMEATSREAAPAKSSASGPSAPPALFELCGRAVSAHMGVLESGVWALPGPILQSILPLLNIYYLERIEETALKKGLSTQAIWRRLWDELMKTRPSSLESVTCWRAKFMEAFFSHVLRGTIDVSSDRRLCDQRFSPLLHSSRHVRQLTICNMLQGATELVAEPNRRVLETLASSLHTLKFRHLLFSDVAAQQSLRQLLHQLIHHGAVSQVSLYSWPVPESALFILILTMSAGFWQPGPGGPPCRLCGEASRGRAPSRDEGSLLLGSRRPRRDAAERCAAALMATRRKSEAKQMPRAATATRVTRRSTQESLTAGGTDPKRELHPPATSHEAPGTKRPPSAPATTSSATSSTSSSKRGPASSAPQPKPLKRFKRAAGKKGARTRQGSGAESEDLYDFVFIVAGEKEDGEEMEIGEVACGALDGSDPSCIGLPALEASQRFRSISTLELFTVPLSTEAALTLCHLLSSWVSLESLTLSYNGLGSNIFRLLDSLRALSGQAGCRLRALHLSDLFSPLPILELTRAIVRALPLLRVLSIRVDHPSQRDNPAVPGNAGPPNHIVGDEEIPENCLEQLEMGFPRGAQPAPLLCSVLKASGSLQQLSLDSATFASPQDFGLVLQTLKEYNLALKRLSFHDMNLADCQSEVLFLLQNLTLQEITFSFCRLFEKRPAQFLPEMVTAMKGNSTLKGLRLPGNRLGNAGLLALADVFSEDSSSSLCQLDISSNCIKPDGLLEFAKRLERWGRGAFGHLRLFQNWLDQDAVTAREAIRRLRATCHVVSDSWDSSQAFADYVSTM